A single Anopheles funestus chromosome 2RL, idAnoFuneDA-416_04, whole genome shotgun sequence DNA region contains:
- the LOC125775028 gene encoding sodium-driven chloride bicarbonate exchanger isoform X1, protein MSGTHANGNLVPRTKSSTARMCRPWMMDHAVVDEEAPIDPRLKNRTFTADQDFEGHRAHTVFVGVHIPGSSRRHSQRRRHKHHPTSRENGDKGGAGSEAERPVVAKPHIVTQRRISIVDDGESFTPPAQRVQFILGGEVGGEGDGAQHESHPLFSEMEELVKEGDEMAWKETARWVKFEEDVEEGGNRWSKPHVATLSLHSLFELRSLLLNGTVMLDMEAISLEQIAELVCENMVNSGTLPVEARDKVIDALLKRHKHQHEFGNKKSRLPLIRSLADIGKNHSSSKNMPRSSTSSSANSIPMHVVSSAPTGMHEDGESALASVSPQTALLYGSKDQRGHYLALPTVEDQTNTNSPPNSATSNGSNLNASSKPTNGNSGSGKHLTVPGKAAGEHMTQSPSNVSMPRNTSSGELQNGEHKTNTHFMRKIPPGAEASNILVGEVDFLDKTLSAFLRLNSASVMGDLTEVPVPTRFIFILLGPPGSHGSFHEIGRAMATLMSDEIFHEVAYRAKKREHLLAGIDEFLDAVTVLPPGEWDPSIRIEPPAAIPSQEVRKRPPEKNPKEEIDEELEEQRQREEAGLSRTGRLFGGLINDLKRKAPFYLSDFKDGLSMQCVASWIFLYFACLSPIITFGGLLGTATGNNIAAMESLVSGFVCGIGYGFFSGQPLTILGSTGPVLVFETIVYEFCMKVGWDYLTFRFWIGTWITIILFLLVAVDASALVCYITRFTEENFACLIAVIFIYKAIENVFHIGQEYPINTAGAKFDCSCLPPVGQELTADTIHQWSQYDLRTCKSFNGTLTGTDCNKPEFVSDVFLMSIVLFLGTYIISVILKDFKNALFFPSVVRQFISDFSVTIAIFSMTLLDFFTHIATPKLDVPSEFKRTIPDRGWIIMPFHENNPGWSAALAILPALLGTILIFMDQQITAVIINRKEHKLTKGCGYHLDLFVLSCLIQICTIMGLPWFVAATVLSINHVNSLKKESETAAPGEKPQFIGVREQRVTHILIFLMIGCSVLLTPLLSHIPMPVLYGVFLYMGVSALKGLQFFDRLLIMLMPAKYQPDYMFLRQVPIRRVHLFTIIQLACFAVLWLIKSFSITSILFPLMLVVMIGVRKSLDYFFTKRELKILDDIMPEMTKRARADDLHQLEDGEDSGQHSADNLQLPLENGTVNEKGKINISEEVNRTTIWKQVNNCNVLFTKKQTPAATQKHLQQLSKSSETEKRLSTMREEDEVADETGRQLSQQKKTQKMKREFWMNSRTGSSNGRANSNSSSAGSKIVGTDSPAMSRGSNSASETQV, encoded by the exons ATGTCTGGAACTCATGCGAACGGAAACCTCGTGCCAAGAACCAAGAGTTCAACAGCACGAATGTGTAG aCCCTGGATGATGGATCACGCAGTAGTAGACGAGGAAGCTCCAATAGATCCGAGGTTAAAAAATCGGACTTTTACCGCCGATCAGGACTTTGAAG GTCACCGAGCGCACACCGTTTTCGTTGGCGTCCACATTCCGGGCTCATCCCGTCGGCATTCCCAGCGCCGTCGACACAAGCATCATCCGACGAGCCGGGAAAATGGTGACAAAGGCGGTGCCGGATCGGAAGCAGAACGGCCTG TCGTTGCGAAACCTCACATCGTCACACAACGAAGAATCAGCATCGTTGATGATGGCGAATCTT TTACGCCACCTGCACAAAGAGTACAGTTCATCTTGGGCGGTGAAGTCGGCGGTGAAGGTGACGGTGCCCAACATGAGTCACATCCACTGTTCTCCGAAATGGAGGAGCTGGTCAAGGAGGGTGACGAGATGGCCTGGAAGGAAACGGCACGCTGGGTCAAGTTCGAGGAGGACGTCGAGGAGGGTGGTAACCGGTGGTCCAAACCGCACGTGGCCACCCTTTCGCTTCATTCGCTGTTCGAACTGCGCAGTCTGCTGCTGAACGGTACCGTCATGCTGGACATGGAAGCCATCAGCCTGGAACAGATCGCGGAACTGGTGTGCGAGAACATGGTCAACTCGGGCACACTGCCGGTTGAGGCACGGGACAAGGTGATCGATGCACTGCTCAAACGGCACAAGCATCAGCATGAGTTCGGCAACAAGAAAAGCCGACTGCCGCTGATCCGTTCACTGGCCGACATTGGCAAGAATCATTCGTCTTCGAAGA ATATGCCACGCTCATCCACCAGCTCCTCGGCCAACTCAATCCCAATGCACGTCGTTTCGTCGGCACCCACGGGCATGCACGAAGATGGCGAATCCGCCCTGGCATCGGTATCGCCCCAAACGGCCCTGCTGTACGGCAGCAAAGACCAACGGGGTCACTATCTAGCACTGCCAACAG TTGAAGACCAAACGAATACTAACAGTCCACCGAATAGTGCTACTAGCAATGGCAGTAACCTGAATGCATCCAGCAAACCGACCAACGGCAACAGTGGCAGCGGCAAACACTTAACCGTACCCGGAAAAGCCGCCG GAGAACATATGACGCAAAGCCCGAGCAATGTATCGATGCCGCGCAATACCAGCTCGGGCGAGTTGCAGAACGGCGAGCATAAAACGAACACACACTTCATGCGCAAAATACCACCCGGTGCCGAGGCAAGCAATATTCTTGTCGGAGAGGTTGACTTCCTGGACAAGACGCTATCGGCCTTTCTGCGGCTTAACAGCGCCTCGGTAATGGGCGATCTGACGGAGGTACCGGTACCGACCAG GTTCATCTTTATCCTGCTCGGACCACCGGGTAGCCATGGAAGTTTCCACGAGATTGGGCGCGCAATGGCAACGCTAATGTCGGACGAGATTTTCCACGAAGTTGCCTACCGTGCGAAAAAGCGCGAACATCTGCTTGCCGGTATTGACGAATTTCTGGACGCAGTTACCGTGTTGCCACCGGGGGAATGGGATCCATCCATTCGGATAGAACCACCGGCGGCGATACCTTCGCAGGAAGTCCGCAAACGACCGCCGGAGAAGAACCCCAAGGAAGAAATCGACGAGGAGCTCGAGGAGCAGCGACAGCGCGAAGAAGCGGGTCTCTCCCGTACGGGCCGTCTATTTGGTGGGCTTATCAACGATCTGAAGCGGAAGGCACCGTTCTATCTGTCCGACTTTAAGGACGGGCTATCGATGCAGTGTGTAGCGTCGTGGATTTTCCTCTACTTCGCTTGTCTCTCGCCGATCATCACGTTCGGTGGTTTGTTGGGGACGGCCACCGGTAATAATATCGCTGCGATGGAATCGCTCGTATCGGGTTTTGTGTGCGGCATCGGGTATGGGTTCTTTTCCGGCCAACCGCTCACCATACTCGGTTCGACCGGACCGGTGCTGGTGTTTGAAACGATCGTGTACGAGTTCTGCATGAAGGTGGGCTGGGATTATCTAACGTTCCGCTTCTGGATCGGTACCTGGATCACGATCATTCTCTTCCTGCTGGTGGCGGTCGATGCGAGTGCACTCGTTTGCTACATTACGCGATTTACCGAGGAAAACTTTGCCTGCCTGATCGCCGTCATCTTCATCTACAAGGCGATCGAGAATGTGTTCCACATTGGGCAGGAGTATCCAATCAATACGGCTGGTGCGAAGTTTGATTGCTCGTGTCTACCACCGGTAGGACAGGAGCTCACTGCGGACACAATCCATCAGTGGTCACAGTATGATCTACGCACGTGCAAG AGCTTCAACGGAACGCTAACCGGAACCGACTGTAACAAACCCGAGTTTGTGTCGGATGTCTTCCTTATGTCGATCGTACTATTTCTCGGCACGTACATCATATCGGTGATCCTGAAGGACTTCAAGAATGCTCTGTTCTTCCCGTCGGTCGTGCGTCAATTCATTAGCGATTTCTCGGTCACGATTGCAATCTTCTCGATGACGCTGCTCGATTTCTTCACCCACATCGCGACACCGAAGCTGGATGTGCCGAGCGAGTTTAAGCGCACGATCCCGGACCGGGGCTGGATCATTATGCCATTCCACGAGAACAATCCGGGCTGGTCGGCGGCACTCGCGATCCTGCCCGCCCTGCTCGGTACCATACTGATATTCATGGATCAACAAATAACGGCTGTGATAATCAATAGGAAGGAACACAAACTTACCAAGGGTTGTGGCTACCACCTGGATCTGTTCGTGCTGTCCTGCTTGATACAGATCTGCACCATCATGGGTCTACCTTG GTTCGTTGCTGCCACCGTGCTCAGTATTAATCATGTCAATTCCCTGAAGAAAGAATCCGAAACGGCTGCTCCGGGCGAGAAGCCACAGTTTATCGGTGTACGTGAGCAGCGCGTTACCCACATACTGATCTTTCTGATGATCGGGTGTTCCGTGCTGTTGACACCGTTACTATCTCACATTCCGATGCCGGTACTGTACGGCGTATTTCTGTACATGGGTGTTTCCGCCCTCAAGGGACTGCAGTTCTTCGATCGCTTGCTGATCATGCTGATGCCTGCCAAGTATCAACCGGACTATATGTTCTTGCGACAG GTTCCCATTCGGCGCGTCCATCTGTTCACCATCATACAGCTGGCCTGCTTTGCCGTGCTGTGGTTAATTAAATCGTTCTCCATCACTTCCATTCTCTTCCCACTGATGTTGGTGGTAATGATCGGGGTGCGGAAATCGCTGGACTACTTCTTTACCAAGCGCGAACTGAAGATCCTGGATGACATTATGCCGGAGATGACGAAACGTGCCCGGGCGGACGATCTTCATCAGCTCGAGGACGGCGAG GACTCTGGACAGCATTCGGCCGACAATCTGCAGCTGCCGCTGGAGAATGGTACCGTGAACGAGAAGGGCAAGATAAACATATCGGAGGAAGTAAATCGTACCACCATCTGGAAGCAGGTGAACAATTGTAATGTGCTCTtcacgaaaaaacaaacaccggcGGCGACACAGAAACATTTGCAACAGCT ATCAAAATCGAGTGAAACGGAGAAAAGACTGTCCACCATGCGTGAGGAAGACGAGGTTGCTGATGAGACAGGTCGTCAATTAAGTCAGCAGAAGAAGACACAG AAAATGAAGCGAGAGTTTTGGATGAATTCCCGCACCGGCAGCAGTAACGGTCGTGCCAATAGCAATAGCAGCAGTGCCGGAAGCAAAATCGTTGGCACCGACAGTCCTGCGATGAGCCGCGGAAGCAACAGCGCTTCCGAAACGCAGGTGTAA
- the LOC125775028 gene encoding electrogenic sodium bicarbonate cotransporter 1 isoform X2 — protein MSGTHANGNLVPRTKSSTARMCRPWMMDHAVVDEEAPIDPRLKNRTFTADQDFEGHRAHTVFVGVHIPGSSRRHSQRRRHKHHPTSRENGDKGGAGSEAERPVTPPAQRVQFILGGEVGGEGDGAQHESHPLFSEMEELVKEGDEMAWKETARWVKFEEDVEEGGNRWSKPHVATLSLHSLFELRSLLLNGTVMLDMEAISLEQIAELVCENMVNSGTLPVEARDKVIDALLKRHKHQHEFGNKKSRLPLIRSLADIGKNHSSSKNMPRSSTSSSANSIPMHVVSSAPTGMHEDGESALASVSPQTALLYGSKDQRGHYLALPTVEDQTNTNSPPNSATSNGSNLNASSKPTNGNSGSGKHLTVPGKAAGEHMTQSPSNVSMPRNTSSGELQNGEHKTNTHFMRKIPPGAEASNILVGEVDFLDKTLSAFLRLNSASVMGDLTEVPVPTRFIFILLGPPGSHGSFHEIGRAMATLMSDEIFHEVAYRAKKREHLLAGIDEFLDAVTVLPPGEWDPSIRIEPPAAIPSQEVRKRPPEKNPKEEIDEELEEQRQREEAGLSRTGRLFGGLINDLKRKAPFYLSDFKDGLSMQCVASWIFLYFACLSPIITFGGLLGTATGNNIAAMESLVSGFVCGIGYGFFSGQPLTILGSTGPVLVFETIVYEFCMKVGWDYLTFRFWIGTWITIILFLLVAVDASALVCYITRFTEENFACLIAVIFIYKAIENVFHIGQEYPINTAGAKFDCSCLPPVGQELTADTIHQWSQYDLRTCKSFNGTLTGTDCNKPEFVSDVFLMSIVLFLGTYIISVILKDFKNALFFPSVVRQFISDFSVTIAIFSMTLLDFFTHIATPKLDVPSEFKRTIPDRGWIIMPFHENNPGWSAALAILPALLGTILIFMDQQITAVIINRKEHKLTKGCGYHLDLFVLSCLIQICTIMGLPWFVAATVLSINHVNSLKKESETAAPGEKPQFIGVREQRVTHILIFLMIGCSVLLTPLLSHIPMPVLYGVFLYMGVSALKGLQFFDRLLIMLMPAKYQPDYMFLRQVPIRRVHLFTIIQLACFAVLWLIKSFSITSILFPLMLVVMIGVRKSLDYFFTKRELKILDDIMPEMTKRARADDLHQLEDGEDSGQHSADNLQLPLENGTVNEKGKINISEEVNRTTIWKQVNNCNVLFTKKQTPAATQKHLQQLSKSSETEKRLSTMREEDEVADETGRQLSQQKKTQKMKREFWMNSRTGSSNGRANSNSSSAGSKIVGTDSPAMSRGSNSASETQV, from the exons ATGTCTGGAACTCATGCGAACGGAAACCTCGTGCCAAGAACCAAGAGTTCAACAGCACGAATGTGTAG aCCCTGGATGATGGATCACGCAGTAGTAGACGAGGAAGCTCCAATAGATCCGAGGTTAAAAAATCGGACTTTTACCGCCGATCAGGACTTTGAAG GTCACCGAGCGCACACCGTTTTCGTTGGCGTCCACATTCCGGGCTCATCCCGTCGGCATTCCCAGCGCCGTCGACACAAGCATCATCCGACGAGCCGGGAAAATGGTGACAAAGGCGGTGCCGGATCGGAAGCAGAACGGCCTG TTACGCCACCTGCACAAAGAGTACAGTTCATCTTGGGCGGTGAAGTCGGCGGTGAAGGTGACGGTGCCCAACATGAGTCACATCCACTGTTCTCCGAAATGGAGGAGCTGGTCAAGGAGGGTGACGAGATGGCCTGGAAGGAAACGGCACGCTGGGTCAAGTTCGAGGAGGACGTCGAGGAGGGTGGTAACCGGTGGTCCAAACCGCACGTGGCCACCCTTTCGCTTCATTCGCTGTTCGAACTGCGCAGTCTGCTGCTGAACGGTACCGTCATGCTGGACATGGAAGCCATCAGCCTGGAACAGATCGCGGAACTGGTGTGCGAGAACATGGTCAACTCGGGCACACTGCCGGTTGAGGCACGGGACAAGGTGATCGATGCACTGCTCAAACGGCACAAGCATCAGCATGAGTTCGGCAACAAGAAAAGCCGACTGCCGCTGATCCGTTCACTGGCCGACATTGGCAAGAATCATTCGTCTTCGAAGA ATATGCCACGCTCATCCACCAGCTCCTCGGCCAACTCAATCCCAATGCACGTCGTTTCGTCGGCACCCACGGGCATGCACGAAGATGGCGAATCCGCCCTGGCATCGGTATCGCCCCAAACGGCCCTGCTGTACGGCAGCAAAGACCAACGGGGTCACTATCTAGCACTGCCAACAG TTGAAGACCAAACGAATACTAACAGTCCACCGAATAGTGCTACTAGCAATGGCAGTAACCTGAATGCATCCAGCAAACCGACCAACGGCAACAGTGGCAGCGGCAAACACTTAACCGTACCCGGAAAAGCCGCCG GAGAACATATGACGCAAAGCCCGAGCAATGTATCGATGCCGCGCAATACCAGCTCGGGCGAGTTGCAGAACGGCGAGCATAAAACGAACACACACTTCATGCGCAAAATACCACCCGGTGCCGAGGCAAGCAATATTCTTGTCGGAGAGGTTGACTTCCTGGACAAGACGCTATCGGCCTTTCTGCGGCTTAACAGCGCCTCGGTAATGGGCGATCTGACGGAGGTACCGGTACCGACCAG GTTCATCTTTATCCTGCTCGGACCACCGGGTAGCCATGGAAGTTTCCACGAGATTGGGCGCGCAATGGCAACGCTAATGTCGGACGAGATTTTCCACGAAGTTGCCTACCGTGCGAAAAAGCGCGAACATCTGCTTGCCGGTATTGACGAATTTCTGGACGCAGTTACCGTGTTGCCACCGGGGGAATGGGATCCATCCATTCGGATAGAACCACCGGCGGCGATACCTTCGCAGGAAGTCCGCAAACGACCGCCGGAGAAGAACCCCAAGGAAGAAATCGACGAGGAGCTCGAGGAGCAGCGACAGCGCGAAGAAGCGGGTCTCTCCCGTACGGGCCGTCTATTTGGTGGGCTTATCAACGATCTGAAGCGGAAGGCACCGTTCTATCTGTCCGACTTTAAGGACGGGCTATCGATGCAGTGTGTAGCGTCGTGGATTTTCCTCTACTTCGCTTGTCTCTCGCCGATCATCACGTTCGGTGGTTTGTTGGGGACGGCCACCGGTAATAATATCGCTGCGATGGAATCGCTCGTATCGGGTTTTGTGTGCGGCATCGGGTATGGGTTCTTTTCCGGCCAACCGCTCACCATACTCGGTTCGACCGGACCGGTGCTGGTGTTTGAAACGATCGTGTACGAGTTCTGCATGAAGGTGGGCTGGGATTATCTAACGTTCCGCTTCTGGATCGGTACCTGGATCACGATCATTCTCTTCCTGCTGGTGGCGGTCGATGCGAGTGCACTCGTTTGCTACATTACGCGATTTACCGAGGAAAACTTTGCCTGCCTGATCGCCGTCATCTTCATCTACAAGGCGATCGAGAATGTGTTCCACATTGGGCAGGAGTATCCAATCAATACGGCTGGTGCGAAGTTTGATTGCTCGTGTCTACCACCGGTAGGACAGGAGCTCACTGCGGACACAATCCATCAGTGGTCACAGTATGATCTACGCACGTGCAAG AGCTTCAACGGAACGCTAACCGGAACCGACTGTAACAAACCCGAGTTTGTGTCGGATGTCTTCCTTATGTCGATCGTACTATTTCTCGGCACGTACATCATATCGGTGATCCTGAAGGACTTCAAGAATGCTCTGTTCTTCCCGTCGGTCGTGCGTCAATTCATTAGCGATTTCTCGGTCACGATTGCAATCTTCTCGATGACGCTGCTCGATTTCTTCACCCACATCGCGACACCGAAGCTGGATGTGCCGAGCGAGTTTAAGCGCACGATCCCGGACCGGGGCTGGATCATTATGCCATTCCACGAGAACAATCCGGGCTGGTCGGCGGCACTCGCGATCCTGCCCGCCCTGCTCGGTACCATACTGATATTCATGGATCAACAAATAACGGCTGTGATAATCAATAGGAAGGAACACAAACTTACCAAGGGTTGTGGCTACCACCTGGATCTGTTCGTGCTGTCCTGCTTGATACAGATCTGCACCATCATGGGTCTACCTTG GTTCGTTGCTGCCACCGTGCTCAGTATTAATCATGTCAATTCCCTGAAGAAAGAATCCGAAACGGCTGCTCCGGGCGAGAAGCCACAGTTTATCGGTGTACGTGAGCAGCGCGTTACCCACATACTGATCTTTCTGATGATCGGGTGTTCCGTGCTGTTGACACCGTTACTATCTCACATTCCGATGCCGGTACTGTACGGCGTATTTCTGTACATGGGTGTTTCCGCCCTCAAGGGACTGCAGTTCTTCGATCGCTTGCTGATCATGCTGATGCCTGCCAAGTATCAACCGGACTATATGTTCTTGCGACAG GTTCCCATTCGGCGCGTCCATCTGTTCACCATCATACAGCTGGCCTGCTTTGCCGTGCTGTGGTTAATTAAATCGTTCTCCATCACTTCCATTCTCTTCCCACTGATGTTGGTGGTAATGATCGGGGTGCGGAAATCGCTGGACTACTTCTTTACCAAGCGCGAACTGAAGATCCTGGATGACATTATGCCGGAGATGACGAAACGTGCCCGGGCGGACGATCTTCATCAGCTCGAGGACGGCGAG GACTCTGGACAGCATTCGGCCGACAATCTGCAGCTGCCGCTGGAGAATGGTACCGTGAACGAGAAGGGCAAGATAAACATATCGGAGGAAGTAAATCGTACCACCATCTGGAAGCAGGTGAACAATTGTAATGTGCTCTtcacgaaaaaacaaacaccggcGGCGACACAGAAACATTTGCAACAGCT ATCAAAATCGAGTGAAACGGAGAAAAGACTGTCCACCATGCGTGAGGAAGACGAGGTTGCTGATGAGACAGGTCGTCAATTAAGTCAGCAGAAGAAGACACAG AAAATGAAGCGAGAGTTTTGGATGAATTCCCGCACCGGCAGCAGTAACGGTCGTGCCAATAGCAATAGCAGCAGTGCCGGAAGCAAAATCGTTGGCACCGACAGTCCTGCGATGAGCCGCGGAAGCAACAGCGCTTCCGAAACGCAGGTGTAA